CGCTCGAAGCCTATTATTCCAGCGTTTCCACCAAGACCAATGAGATTATCAAAGTCCTGACCATATTCACCGTCATTCTGATGCCGCCGACCTTCCTGGTCGGCATCTGGGGCATGAATTTCCGCCACATGCCGGAATTGGAGTGGAAATACGGCTATCTGTTCTTCTGGATATTGCTGGTAGTCATAATGATAATTATGCTTTTCTTCTTCAAGAAGAAGAAGTGGCTTTAGTCGCTTCTTTCTTGCGCCAAAATTTTTCTCACAAATCCTGTAACCAATCGTTGACAAAACCGTCTAAATAATTAATCTTAGATACTGACCAGTAGGTATATGAGGAGAAATATTTGAAGCAAAGTCCCAAACTGCCCCCGCAGCAGCGCCGGGCGGAATTGATTCGCGCCGCCTCGCGCGTGTTTGAAAGGGTGGGGTATGTCGAAGCCACCACGGAAAACATTGCGCGCGAAGCCGGAGTCACCAAGGGCGCCCTCTACTTTCACTTTCGCAGCAAAGAGGATATCTTCTTGGAGACCCTCAAGGCAGAAACGGAAGCGCTTTTCGCCGCCATATTCAAGCATCTGGAAAGCCCCCTGCCGCCGGAAAAAGTGATTGAAAATGTCATCAGGACCACTTTTGAACTGCTGGGAAAGAAGTCCAACAAACCGATTGAAAACTGGCATCAAGCCTTCCATATGCCGCGCGTGCGGGAATATATGTCCCGGGCGCATCGACGAATCGCGGGTCGCATGGCGGCTTATCTCAAAGGCAGCAGCAACATGAGCTACCGGCAGGCCGAAACTCTGGTCTGGGTGGTACATGCTATCGCTGATGGATTGCTGGTACACCGCTGCTATCATCGGGAGAAAAAGCGCCAGCAGAAAATTATCGACCTGGTCGTGGAAATGTGCAAGATTTACCTGGGAACAAAAAAGTAATATAGGATGATTATGCGACGACTACTCTCAATAATATTTATATCCATACTTACTGCAGGCATCGCCGAAGCCCAAACGGTTTTGACGGTGGAGAATGTTCGAAAAATGGCTCTGGAGTACAACCGTCAATACCTGGCGGCAAAGAAAAACCTGGAAAAGGCGCGCGGAGAGATTATCTCGGTCCGCTCCGGAGCGCTCCCGCAAATATCTTTAAACGGCTATTATGCCCGGAATCTGCTCGACCGGGAACTTTTCTTCGGCGGAGAAAAAATTCCTATCAGTCTGAATAACGATTTTGACCTGGCCCTCACTTTCAGCCAGCCGTTATATGTAGGGGGGAAAGTCGGGACGGCCATGAAAATTGCCCGGTATTATGAAGAATATTCGAAAGAAGTCTTGCGGCAGGTCGAAGCGGAAATAGTCTTTCAGGCGGAATCGATATTCTTTGCGGCGGCGCTGGCGGAATCCAATCTGGAAGTTATTCGCAAGGCGTATGAACAGTTGAATTATAATCTGGAAGTGGTGGAAAAGCAGTACGGGCAGGGGATGATATCGGAATATGAGCGTCTTCGCGCCCGGGTGGAAAAAGGGAATCTGGAGCCGCAACTGATCGGGGCGGAGTCGGAAGTCAACCTGGCGCAGAAACGACTCAAATCTTTCCTTGGGTTACCTTTAAATGAAAAAATTACGCTGGCGATTGATTTGAGCGACACCTCTCTGGTAGAGATGCCGGCGCTTGACTCTTTGGAGGAGGCGGCCCTTAATAACCGGCCGGAATTGCGACAGGCTGATTTGCAGAAAAAAGTTTATGACAAAGCAGTGCGTATCGCAAAGGGGAACTGGATTTATCCCAATGTGAGTTTAAACACAACTTATCAGGTAACCGCCTCTTCCGACGATTTCAAATTGCGCGAACGGGAGGTCTCCAAAACCTGGTCGGCCGCCCTGCTAATCAATATACCGCTGTTTGACGGGGGTAAGACTATCGGTGAGGTGCGCAAGGCGCGCGTCGACTATTATAACGCCGTTCTCGCCGAACAGCAGGCGCTGGATGATATCCGTCTGGAGGTGGAGCAGGCGCATGATAATCTCCAAATGGCTCGCAAGGCGCTGGAGGTACAGAAAGAGACCATTGCCCAGGCAGAAGAAGGGCTCCGGATTGCCAATCTCCGCTATCAATCGGGAATCGGAACCCAGCTGGAAGTGCTCTCGGCGCAGACGGCGCTGACCGATGCCCGTACCAATCTCGCCCGGGCTATCTATAATTACCGCCTGGCAAGAGCGGCTCTGAAGAAAGCAATAAGTGTTGAAATGTGATAGATGAGGACTATGGCAAATATGAAAAATTTAAGGCAGTTCATTAGTTTTGGTGTGACGGCCGGGCTGCTTCTGGCTGGCTGCTCGGGAAACAAGAATAGCGATTCCGCTAACGCTACCCAGACGATAGCGGTCAAAGGGGTGCTGGTTGTCCCGACCTCCAAGCAGCTGAGCCGAACCTTCACCGGCTCTATCGAAGGGGAAAAGCAGGCCGTGCTGAGGGCAAAAATTGCGGAAGCGGTGGAGAAAGTAAATATTCGGGTTGGTGACTTTGTGAAAACTAACGATGTCCTCATCAGCCTCGACCGCACCGGGCCGACTTCCAATTATACTCAGGCCTATTCGGTTTACCAGAATGCCGAGAAGAATTTCAGCAAGATTAAATACCTTTTCGTGGAAGGAGCGGTTTCGGAGTCGCAATTCGATGCCGCTCAGACTGAATTCGAAGTCGCTCGCGCCAATTACGAAGCCGCCCTGCAGATGGTGGAGCTCCGCTCACCAATTGACGGCCGCGTTACTTCTATTGATGTTTACGCTGGCCAATATGTCTCGCCGGGCCAGCAACTGGCAACGGTGGCGTCAACCGGGCAGGTGCGAATGAAATTGGGAGTCAGCGGCAACGATATCGCCTATTTCAAGGAAGGTCAGAAAGTCACCATCTCAGCCGAAGCCGATTCGGTAATCTCAGGTGAAGGAACGGTTCTGACGGTGGCTCGTTCCGCCGACCCGGACACCCGGACTTTCCAGGTTGATGTCGCCGTAAACAATCAGGACCGTCGCTTTAAGCCCGGTATGTTCGCCCGAGCCAATATCATTATTGGTGACTTCGCCAATGCAATTGTGGCTCCGCGACAGGCTATTCTCACCCGTGAGGGGCGCAATTATGCCTTTGTCGCCTCCGACGGCGCCGCCCGTATGCGGGAAGTAACGCTCGGCGTCGATTTCAACGGCGTCACCCAGGTCATATCTGGATTGCAGAGTGGCGATACCCTGATTGTTGTCGGTCAAAATTATCTGCAGGACGGAAGCAGGATTAATCTCGCTCGGTTTGTCGATGAATCCGGAAAGGAGCGGGCGCTTTGAAACTTGCCGATGTCGCCATAAGACGGCCGGTCTTTACGGTCATGATGATTACCGCCCTGGTGGTTCTGGGGTATTTTTCTTTTGAGCAGATGAGTATCGATTTGATGCCGGACGTCGATTTCCCCTTTGTGGTAGTCACTACCATATATCCCGGAGCGGGTGCAGAGGCGGTGGAAACGGATGTAACCAAGAAGCTGGAGGATGCTATCAATCCTATCTCCGGCATAAAACATATTACATCCTATTCCGAAGAAGGATATTCTCTATTGGTGGCGGAGTTTGTTCTGGAAAAAGACCCTCAAATTGCCGCCCAGGAAGTGCGGGAAAAGGTAACCGCTACTCGCGGCGACCTCCCCCGCGACATTGAAGAACCGGTGATTGCCCGCTACGACCCGGAGTCCCGACCGATAATGTCTCTCACCGTGTCCAGCGCCCGCCCTGCCCGCGACATTACAACCTTCACCAAAGATGAGATTCAGAAACGTCTGGAGTCGATTCCCGGGGTGGGGGCAGTTACTCTGGTGGGCGGCTCTGAGAGAGAAATCAATGTCCTTCTGGATATTGATAAGATGGAGTCCTACGGGATTTCCATAGACCGGGTCAAAATGGCGCTGGCGGCGGCAAACCTGGAAATACCGGGGGGACGAGTCAACGAAAGTCACAACGAGTACCTGGTGCGAACGATGGGAAAATTGACTTCGGTCAGCCAGTTTAACAATATCCCTATCGATAATCCCCAGGGGCAACCGATTTATCTGAAAGACATTGCCTATGTCGTTGACGGCATTGAAGAGCAACGTTCGCTGGCGCGAGTCAACGGCAAGGATGCGGTGACGCTCGATATTTCCAAGCAGTCGGGGGCAAACACGGTGGCGGTGGCGCGAGCGGTGAAAGAGGAGGTCGCGAAATTCCAGAAAGAACTGCCGCCGGATATTTCTTTAAATATGGTAGTGGACAATTCCACCTATATCGAAGATTCCATACACGAAGTCCTGCTCAATATCTACTATGGGGGATTGCTTGCGATTCTTGTAATATTCTTATTTCTGGCCGATATACGCTCCACCATCATTTCTGCCGTGGCTATCCCAACCTCTATCATCGCAACCTTTACCTTCATGAACGCTCTTGGGTTTACTTTGAATATTCTCTCTCTGATGGGGCTGTCGCTGGCGGTAGGGTTGCTCATTGATGACGCTATTGTCGTGATTGAAAATATCTTCCGCCACCTGGATGAAGGCGAATCGGCTTTCAAAGCGGCGTTTAACGGGACAAAAGAGATTGGCTTGGCGGTGATGGCAACCACTTTTTCTATTGTCGTGGTCTTCCTGCCGGTGGCTTTTATGCAGGGAATTGTCGGGCGGTTTTTCTATCAGTTCGGAATGACCGTCGCTTTCGCCGTGCTGGTCTCTCTTTTTGTCGCCTTTACGCTGACTCCCATGCTTTCATCACGGTTTCTCAAAAAGGAAGGCGGGGAAACCATTCCCCCCTCATTCGCTCCATTTAGATATATCTGGCGGTTTTATCGCTGGATATTAAGACTCATTGCTCCCTGGAATCGATTTTTCAATTTTGTCAACCAGAAGTACCATACGACCCTTGCCTGGGCGCTCCGCAACCGCCTGGCCGTAATAATGCTCGCCATCGCGACTTTCATCGGCTCGCTCATGCTCGGCTCTCTGGCTGGCTCTGAATTCATGCCTCAGACCGATGAAGGAAAGGTACTGATAAGTGTCGAGACCCCTCCCGGCACCGACTTGAAAACCACCTCCGACCGACTGGCGCAGATTGAGGAAATCATCTCCAGGTTCGAAGGGATTGATCTGATATTCACCACCATCGGTTCCGGCCAGAATCCGGTAAATGAAGGAACCATATATGTCAAGCTGGTGGCGCGCGACAAGCGGCAGTTGACGGCGCTTCAGATGGTCGATACTCTTAGAAAAGCCATTGCGGCCGTCCCCGGCATTGAATATGCCGTCTCCCCCGAAGAATCTGAAGGGGGCGGTTCACGTCAGATGGAAATCTCCATCCGCGGCATTGAGCTTGATGTCCTGACCGACCTGACACATGAAGTCGAGAACGTCTTCCGCGTCACGCCCGGAACAGTTGATATTTATAATAATCTTGAAGAAGGAAAACCGGAGCTTCGCATTAACATTGACCGCGACCTGGCCAATGACCTGGGTGTCAATGTTATGCAGGTGGCATCGACCGTGCGAAGTTTCATTGATGGCGAAGTGGTCACTCGTTACAAGGAAGGGGACAAGGAGTATGACGTCAGAGTTCGTTTGGAGGAAGAATCGAGAATCTCGGCCGAACAGCTTGGCAGGCTCCTTATCGCGAGCAGCAAAGAAATCGATGGGAAAAGCACCTTCCTGGTGCCTCTGTCTCATTTTGCCCGGATAGAAAAAGGAGAATCGATAGGGCGGTACAACCGCTATGACCGTCTGCGCGAAGCCCGGGTCGGCGCCAATACCTTGCCGGGATATTTCTCCGGAACCGTTCTCGAAGAGATAATGAATAAAGTTCGTGAGATAGATGTTCCCCCCGGCTATCATATCGCCGTCACCGGCATGGGAGAGATCCAGGAGGAATCTTTCGCCAACATATTCGCGGCGCTGTTGCTTGCCGTCATATTCGTTTATCTCCTGCTGGCGTCGCAATTCGAATCGTTTTTTGACCCTTTTTCCATTATGTTTTCTCTGCCGATGTCTCTGGTCGGCGCTATTATCGCCCTCTTGATTTTCGGCAACTCCATTTCGGTGATGTCGCTTATCGGCATTATTATGCTGATGGGACTGGTCACCAAAAACGCCATTCTTTTGATTGACTTTGTGAAACAGAATCGGTACCGTGGAATCGCCCGAACTGAGGCGATTCTTATCGCCGGACCGATAAGATTAAGGCCCATATTGATGACCACTTTTGCCATGGTGTTCGGGATGCTGCCGCTGGCGCTCGGATTTGGTCCGGGAGCGGAGCTTCGCGCTCCGATGGCGCGCGCCGTTATCGGCGGATTGGTCAGTTCGACCCTTCTGACGCTGGTGGTGGTACCGGTAGTCTATACGATTATTGATGATATCATCGCTTATTTCTTGAAGCGGGAAACCATTCAGGCGCGAAAGGAATCGCTGGATGACAAAGGAACGGTTGGTCAAACCGGATAAGATTTTCAAATTCACGGACCTGTT
The Candidatus Zixiibacteriota bacterium genome window above contains:
- a CDS encoding TetR/AcrR family transcriptional regulator yields the protein MKQSPKLPPQQRRAELIRAASRVFERVGYVEATTENIAREAGVTKGALYFHFRSKEDIFLETLKAETEALFAAIFKHLESPLPPEKVIENVIRTTFELLGKKSNKPIENWHQAFHMPRVREYMSRAHRRIAGRMAAYLKGSSNMSYRQAETLVWVVHAIADGLLVHRCYHREKKRQQKIIDLVVEMCKIYLGTKK
- a CDS encoding TolC family protein, whose amino-acid sequence is MRRLLSIIFISILTAGIAEAQTVLTVENVRKMALEYNRQYLAAKKNLEKARGEIISVRSGALPQISLNGYYARNLLDRELFFGGEKIPISLNNDFDLALTFSQPLYVGGKVGTAMKIARYYEEYSKEVLRQVEAEIVFQAESIFFAAALAESNLEVIRKAYEQLNYNLEVVEKQYGQGMISEYERLRARVEKGNLEPQLIGAESEVNLAQKRLKSFLGLPLNEKITLAIDLSDTSLVEMPALDSLEEAALNNRPELRQADLQKKVYDKAVRIAKGNWIYPNVSLNTTYQVTASSDDFKLREREVSKTWSAALLINIPLFDGGKTIGEVRKARVDYYNAVLAEQQALDDIRLEVEQAHDNLQMARKALEVQKETIAQAEEGLRIANLRYQSGIGTQLEVLSAQTALTDARTNLARAIYNYRLARAALKKAISVEM
- a CDS encoding efflux RND transporter periplasmic adaptor subunit translates to MKNLRQFISFGVTAGLLLAGCSGNKNSDSANATQTIAVKGVLVVPTSKQLSRTFTGSIEGEKQAVLRAKIAEAVEKVNIRVGDFVKTNDVLISLDRTGPTSNYTQAYSVYQNAEKNFSKIKYLFVEGAVSESQFDAAQTEFEVARANYEAALQMVELRSPIDGRVTSIDVYAGQYVSPGQQLATVASTGQVRMKLGVSGNDIAYFKEGQKVTISAEADSVISGEGTVLTVARSADPDTRTFQVDVAVNNQDRRFKPGMFARANIIIGDFANAIVAPRQAILTREGRNYAFVASDGAARMREVTLGVDFNGVTQVISGLQSGDTLIVVGQNYLQDGSRINLARFVDESGKERAL
- a CDS encoding efflux RND transporter permease subunit → MKLADVAIRRPVFTVMMITALVVLGYFSFEQMSIDLMPDVDFPFVVVTTIYPGAGAEAVETDVTKKLEDAINPISGIKHITSYSEEGYSLLVAEFVLEKDPQIAAQEVREKVTATRGDLPRDIEEPVIARYDPESRPIMSLTVSSARPARDITTFTKDEIQKRLESIPGVGAVTLVGGSEREINVLLDIDKMESYGISIDRVKMALAAANLEIPGGRVNESHNEYLVRTMGKLTSVSQFNNIPIDNPQGQPIYLKDIAYVVDGIEEQRSLARVNGKDAVTLDISKQSGANTVAVARAVKEEVAKFQKELPPDISLNMVVDNSTYIEDSIHEVLLNIYYGGLLAILVIFLFLADIRSTIISAVAIPTSIIATFTFMNALGFTLNILSLMGLSLAVGLLIDDAIVVIENIFRHLDEGESAFKAAFNGTKEIGLAVMATTFSIVVVFLPVAFMQGIVGRFFYQFGMTVAFAVLVSLFVAFTLTPMLSSRFLKKEGGETIPPSFAPFRYIWRFYRWILRLIAPWNRFFNFVNQKYHTTLAWALRNRLAVIMLAIATFIGSLMLGSLAGSEFMPQTDEGKVLISVETPPGTDLKTTSDRLAQIEEIISRFEGIDLIFTTIGSGQNPVNEGTIYVKLVARDKRQLTALQMVDTLRKAIAAVPGIEYAVSPEESEGGGSRQMEISIRGIELDVLTDLTHEVENVFRVTPGTVDIYNNLEEGKPELRINIDRDLANDLGVNVMQVASTVRSFIDGEVVTRYKEGDKEYDVRVRLEEESRISAEQLGRLLIASSKEIDGKSTFLVPLSHFARIEKGESIGRYNRYDRLREARVGANTLPGYFSGTVLEEIMNKVREIDVPPGYHIAVTGMGEIQEESFANIFAALLLAVIFVYLLLASQFESFFDPFSIMFSLPMSLVGAIIALLIFGNSISVMSLIGIIMLMGLVTKNAILLIDFVKQNRYRGIARTEAILIAGPIRLRPILMTTFAMVFGMLPLALGFGPGAELRAPMARAVIGGLVSSTLLTLVVVPVVYTIIDDIIAYFLKRETIQARKESLDDKGTVGQTG